From uncultured Desulfobacter sp.:
AAAATCAATACCATGGTCAGAAGGTATAGACTGTCTTGCAAAAGAGTTCTTTCTTTGGCCTCCTCGTCCGGCAGATAAATTTTTCCGGCAGTGCGTGAAGCATCGTCTTTATGGAAGATCAAGGCCATGAGCAAACCGGTAACCACGGCAAAAATCACTGCACCAACGGCCCTGGCAAGGCCGAGCTGCCAGCCGAGGATCTTGGCGGTCAAAGTGATGGCGAGCACATTGATAGCGGGCCCGGAATATAGAAATGCCGTGGCCGGTCCGATCCCCGCCCCGCGTGTGTAGATTCCTGCAAACAGCGGCAGTACCGTACAGGAACATACCGCCAGGATGGTGCCGGATATCGAGGCTACAGAATAGGACAACAGCTTGCCGGCCTGAGCCCCGAAGTATTTGAGTACCGAGGCTTGGGAGACAAACACGGAAATGGCACCCGCAATAAAGAAAGCGGGAATCAAACAGGTAAGAACATGTTCCCGGGCATATTCCTGAAGCATCATAAACGCTTCCAGACCGGATTGACGGATTACCGGATGACTCCAGGGTACATAGTAAGCAACCAGAAAAACCCCTATGATCAATAGTAGCTTG
This genomic window contains:
- a CDS encoding permease translates to MKERTKLLLIIGVFLVAYYVPWSHPVIRQSGLEAFMMLQEYAREHVLTCLIPAFFIAGAISVFVSQASVLKYFGAQAGKLLSYSVASISGTILAVCSCTVLPLFAGIYTRGAGIGPATAFLYSGPAINVLAITLTAKILGWQLGLARAVGAVIFAVVTGLLMALIFHKDDASRTAGKIYLPDEEAKERTLLQDSLYLLTMVLILVFAAFAKPASGSTGIWPTIFAAKWYITIALLIILGLMLKAWFTKDECKSWVESTWGFMKQIFPLLFGGVIVAGFLLGRPGHPALIPEQWISSLLGGNSIWANLLASLAGALMYFATLTEVPILQGLLGAGMGKGPALALLLAGPALSLPNMLVIGSIMGVKKTATFCAIIVILSTIAGMVYGTIFG